The following nucleotide sequence is from Armatimonadota bacterium.
AAATTGTTTTCCATGTACAATACTTCCAAACAGGAGTGTTAAGTTGAGTATTCTCCAATGGGATAAACAATATGAAGATTTCCTCCACGACGAATCCAGACTTGCAGGAACCGCTAATTCTATCTCGTTCCCCAAAACCGAAGCCGAGGTCGTTGAAATTGTTCGTGCAATTTCCTCGCAGGGAGGGTTCATCACAATACAAGGTGCTCGTACGGGCATAGTTGCAGGAGCTGTGCCTCAAGGCGGCCACATCTTAAATCTAAGCCGCATGAATGAAATCGGCTCAGTCAAACGCACTAAAGATGGCGGAACTCTAGCCGTTCAGCCTGGCGCAATCCTCGAGGAAATCCGAAAGGTAGTTGAAAAAGAAAGCCTTTTCTTCCCACCTGACCCCACCGAGACAACATGTTCAATTGGTGGGATGGTTTCATGCAATGCATCCGGAGCCCTCTCTTTTCATTATGGACCAACCCGTAAATGGGTCGAGGCAATTCGAATTGTCATGAGTAACGGCGACATAATTTGCCTGCGAAGAGGAGAATGCAAAGCCCAGGGCCGCTCGTTTTCACTAACAAAAGAGAGCGGTCGAGTAATCAAAGGACAACTACCCACATACTCTCTGCCTAATGTGAAGTCAGCAGCAGGCTACTATGTTAATGAAAATATGGATATGCTTGACCTCTTTATTGGAATGGAAGGCACTTTGGGTGTAATCACTGAGATTGAACTGAGATTGATTCCCAAACCCAAAGCTATTAATGGCCTCACAATATTTTTGCCGAATGAGGAGTCTGCCATAAAGCTAGTCAACGTACTTAGGAATAGCCCAATACGTCCGGTAGCCATCGAGTTTTTTGATGCTAATTCGCTAAATCTATTGAGAGGTATAAAATCCGAATCATCTGCTTTTGAGAAAATACCTGCTCTCAAACCACACTATCACTCAGCGATATATCTCGAATTTCATGCAGACAATCAAGATATAATTGACGAAGCTGTAATGCAGGCGATGGATGCAATCATTGAACTTGGCGGAACCGATGAGGACACTTGGTATGCGACAAACGAACGTGAACTAGATCACCTTAAGGCATTTCGTCACGCCACGCCTGAGGCGGTGAATCTCCTTATAGATAAACGAAAGAAAGAATACCCAGAGCTGACCAAGCTTGGCACTGACATGTCAGTTCCTGATGAACGCCTTGAAGAAGCAATAGCGATGTATCGAGCTGGAGTTTTAGAGCATGAGCTTGAATCAGTAATGTTCGGGCACATCGGCAATAACCATATTCACGTGAACATTCTTCCGCATAATAAGGAAGATTACGAAAGAGGCAGAATACTTTATCTCTCCTGGGCACAGCAAGTGGTCAAATGGGGTGGTTCAGTCTCCGCTGAACATGGGATTGGCAAACTTAAGGTGCCTTTTCTTGAGCTTATGTATGGAGCCAAAGGAATTGCTGAAATGCGTAGCCTTAAAGCTGTTTTCGACCCTAATTGCCTGTTCAATCCTGGAAACTTATTTAAATGGGCTTGAGCTTTCATCGCCAAATTCACGTTCAAGTTTTTATTGTACTTTTATTTGCACACAGGTTGAACAAATCAACAATCTCTTTCGTCTATTTGGAATGCAGCGAAGAACGCGATTATGCAAGTTCCAGAAAGAAGGGAGAAAGGAATGCCTAGAAAAAGAATACTGATATCACTCATAACCTTCATAAGCGTTTTTATTTTGCTGATACTTGCGTTCGCAGCATCGGCGGAAAACACACCTAAAAAAAATGATAATAAAGCAATAAAAATAGATCGGGTCTGCGGATTCGAAAAGCTTGCTCAGCGTTTAAATCTAACTGAGGCTCAAAAAACTGCCCTTAAATCCATCCAGGAAGATCGTCGCTCCAAAATAAAGGCAATCCTTAGCGACAAAAATCTCTCAAAAGAGCAAAAAAGGGGAAAAATTCGCCAAGTCTTGGAAGAGAGCCGTGCCCGGATTAAAAGTCTGCTTACACCAGAACAAGAGCAAAGATTAAACGCCAATCTTCTTCTTTTGGACGCAAGATCAAAGCAATTGATGAGGCGAGCTTTCAACCCCATAAAATCAGACGCTTTGAAGAAAAAAGCTTTGCTTTTCCGCAACAAGGCTCGCCGTGCAACAACCAGACTAGCAGATGCTTTGAAATTAACAGAAAATCAAAAAGAACAGATTAGAGCGATAATGCAAAAAAATCGCGAGCAAATAAAAGCAATAATGCAAGACCAGAATCTCTCTGCAGAACAAAAGAAAGCTAAAATTCGCTCTATACGGGAAGATTCAAAGGCTGAGATAAAAAAGATTCTCACTCCTGAGCAACAAGAAAAGGTGGCAAGGTTAAAGCAAAACGCAAAAAAACCAAGCCCTAAAGCATAGGCTTTCCAAGAGGTCGAAAGCATAGTATTCGTTATCAACAAAGCAGGCTAAAGCAAGCAGAAGGCTGAATTAACAATGCTTTAGCCTGCTTTTATTTTCAATGACCTAACAATTTGGCGCGAGGCATATTAGCTAAAATAGGTCCAACACTCCCTGCCCAGCCGCTTCTGCTTTTTTTATCCGGCTTCTTATACTAGGCTTAGGAAACAACAAATCGAAATCATCCCCGAACGCCTCACGAAGGCGACAAGCAAATTTGTAAAGTTTTTCAAGAAGGCGTTGGCGGTCCTCATCCCCTTGATACTCTTCAATAAGGCCAAGTGTGCCATCGTTCCTTTCATATACTGTTACAAAATCGCCAATTTGAATTCCTTGCGCAACAGCCGCCATTCGTTTCCTCTGCGCACTATTGAAAGTCTTCTCAGTCACGCGTTCTCGTCGTGCAAATTGCTCTACTGAAAGCAAGCCATTTTCTATTCTATGAATTAATTCTTTATAGATAAGGCTCACCGCACGCTTGTTATCGTTCAAAAGGAGATCCACGGCTTTAGAAATAAACTCCCGTCCGAACAATTCGTCAGCCCTAGAACGAACTGACGCTCCTCGAAAGATTTTCTTTCCTTCATAGTCCACCAGGATGTAATTTTTCACCTTAAGAGATAACATTGCCGCATAGCGCCCATCGTGTATGAGATTAATACCTGGTGGAAGTTTGCGCCCTATTTCTTCAACAAGCTCCTTCTCCATATCTTCGTTGGTAATTGATGAAGGCACCTGAAAATAAACGCCATCAGTGTCTATTTCAATGACACTTCCGCCGGCTTTCTCAATTAACTCAGCTATTTGTTTTACAATCGCCTGGCCGGAAGTGGTGATTTTTTCTGCAGCATCATAGTCGTTGAAATTGAAAGGTGCCCCTAGATAGCCATAAAACGAATTTATCAGTACCTTGAATGAAGCTTGCAAACCATCCCAATATGCTCTCTCACTTTCTGAGGATGATTTTGCCTTCGACTTTGCTTCAATGCGACGTTTGGTAAGCTCTGCAAGCGCCGGAAGGAATACGTCAAGCACATCGGACGCTGGTTTGATTCCTTGACTCAGCATTATGCTAGGATAAAGACTCTCGACGTCACATTTAACAACATTGCGAATAAGCCCTGCCCTCCGAAGCTCGGTATACCCACCGGGAATATCCTTAGGCGGCTTGGGTTTAGGAATTGCGCACCCACAGCGGAGGTACTCCCTAATTAAAATCGAGTTTATCTTCTCCCCTGTACCAGTAGTAGCAACTGCTTGGTAAGTATCTGGAGTCATTTGTGTTAGGTAAAATTCAGGCGGACAAACAAGTGCCGCTAATCTTTGAGTTTCCCGAACGTCATGACGTGCGTAAAGCTTTACTGTTTCTGGGTCGGTGGTCCATAAATCAGCAATACCATCGCCAGGAAGATAGACCCTATTTGGCTCAGAAAGACCCAATGTGATGGCACAATCTTTCAGACCATGGCGCTCG
It contains:
- a CDS encoding DNA polymerase — protein: MADTQTILFGSDSTEGIVAVEAGKTEVELYIRRHGVVEKYTEPFSPWLIVCNKEDIPNEGEFEELSGEGYKFLVKFPSWQQFNNARNLLRMQGVDHLAYPSAEKQFLILSGKTLFKGMTFNDVHRMQVDIETAGLSSEPESSRILIVAVSDNRGFEEIIEGEEPEILRELVQLICEIDPDVIEGHNIFGFDLPFISARCRRYGISLAIGRDGTELTFGPERNCSIGGHTRPFIPAFIKGRHIIDTMFSVQRYDISRGILERHGLKDCAITLGLSEPNRVYLPGDGIADLWTTDPETVKLYARHDVRETQRLAALVCPPEFYLTQMTPDTYQAVATTGTGEKINSILIREYLRCGCAIPKPKPPKDIPGGYTELRRAGLIRNVVKCDVESLYPSIMLSQGIKPASDVLDVFLPALAELTKRRIEAKSKAKSSSESERAYWDGLQASFKVLINSFYGYLGAPFNFNDYDAAEKITTSGQAIVKQIAELIEKAGGSVIEIDTDGVYFQVPSSITNEDMEKELVEEIGRKLPPGINLIHDGRYAAMLSLKVKNYILVDYEGKKIFRGASVRSRADELFGREFISKAVDLLLNDNKRAVSLIYKELIHRIENGLLSVEQFARRERVTEKTFNSAQRKRMAAVAQGIQIGDFVTVYERNDGTLGLIEEYQGDEDRQRLLEKLYKFACRLREAFGDDFDLLFPKPSIRSRIKKAEAAGQGVLDLF
- a CDS encoding FAD-binding oxidoreductase, with the translated sequence MSILQWDKQYEDFLHDESRLAGTANSISFPKTEAEVVEIVRAISSQGGFITIQGARTGIVAGAVPQGGHILNLSRMNEIGSVKRTKDGGTLAVQPGAILEEIRKVVEKESLFFPPDPTETTCSIGGMVSCNASGALSFHYGPTRKWVEAIRIVMSNGDIICLRRGECKAQGRSFSLTKESGRVIKGQLPTYSLPNVKSAAGYYVNENMDMLDLFIGMEGTLGVITEIELRLIPKPKAINGLTIFLPNEESAIKLVNVLRNSPIRPVAIEFFDANSLNLLRGIKSESSAFEKIPALKPHYHSAIYLEFHADNQDIIDEAVMQAMDAIIELGGTDEDTWYATNERELDHLKAFRHATPEAVNLLIDKRKKEYPELTKLGTDMSVPDERLEEAIAMYRAGVLEHELESVMFGHIGNNHIHVNILPHNKEDYERGRILYLSWAQQVVKWGGSVSAEHGIGKLKVPFLELMYGAKGIAEMRSLKAVFDPNCLFNPGNLFKWA